The genomic window TTCGTCTTGTTCGGCACCGCGGAGCCCGAGGCGATCCCCGCGGCCTGCTTCAGCAGCACGGCGGCCGGCGGGCTCTTGGTGATGAACTCGAACGAGCGGTCGGAGTAGACGGTGATCTCGACGGGGATCGTCGTCCCCTTCATGTCCTTGGTCCGTTCGTTGAATTGCATCACGAACTGACCGATGTTCACCCCGTGCTGGCCGAGCGCCGGGCCCACCGGGGGGGCCGGGGTCGCCTGGCCTCCCGGGCACTGCAGCTTGACCTTCGCCGTCATCACCTTGGCCATCGCGGATTCTCACTCTCTTCGGATTCGATTCGGTCCTGCGTGGTTCGCTCGACTGCTTACGCCCGGGCACCGGCCGCCCGCCGGCCGCCGGCCTCAGATCCGCTCGAGCTTCCAGTGCTCGAGGTCCACGGGCGTGGGCCGGTTGAAGATGATCAGCATGACCTTGACGAGGCCGCGGTCCTCGATGATGTCCTCGACGGTCCCCTCGAAGCTCTCGAACGGGCCGTCCTTGATCTTGACGCGGTCTCCCCGCTCGACGTCGATGCGGACCTTCGGCGCCTCGGTCGTGGACTTCTCTTCCTCCTGGTGGAGCATCTGGTTCACTTCGACGTCGGTCATCTTGGTCGGCGTGCCGTGGGCGCCGACGAAGTCGCCGACGCCGGGGGTCTCGCGGACCAGGAAC from Aquisphaera giovannonii includes these protein-coding regions:
- the rplK gene encoding 50S ribosomal protein L11, with translation MAKVMTAKVKLQCPGGQATPAPPVGPALGQHGVNIGQFVMQFNERTKDMKGTTIPVEITVYSDRSFEFITKSPPAAVLLKQAAGIASGSAVPNKTKVGSVTADQVKKIAETKFADLNARDIEHACRIIAGTARSMGVEVKG